Part of the Methylomonas sp. AM2-LC genome, TGTTTAAAATCGGCACTTATGCTAACATTGATAGCGTTATTGGATGATTTTATATCTTATTGGCTATTATTTTGCTTATGCCCCCATCAGAAAAAAACCCATCGAACGAACTCGAAGCGCTGGAAGCGAAACTGGACTTACTTATTTCGCAATACAGCCAACTTAAAAATGAAAATAAAACCCTCAAAACCAAGCAAGACGCATTGGTAAAGGAAAAAGCCAAGCTTTTGGAAAAAACCACACAGGCCAAAACTCGCGTAGAAGCAATGATTGCCCGGCTTAAAGCCATGGAACACGAATAATGAGCAAAACTATACAACCCGTTTCCATTACTATTCTCGGTAAAGAATACAAAATCGCCTGTGCTGTTAATGAACAACAAGCCTTAATCAATTCTGCCAAAGAACTTGATCTGCAAATGCGTAAAATACGTGATACTGGCAAAGTCAGCAGCACAGATAGAATTGCGGTTTTAGCCGCACTGAATATGACACACGATGCTGGAGGCAAAACACTTAGCATCGATGCCGACATTTGTGAGCGACTCAGCAATTTACGCCAAAAAATAGAAAACGTTTTAGAAAATCCCTAAAAGTGGTTAAAATATAAAGCATATCTCCTGCAGCGTTCGAGCAGTACTGGGTGTTTCCTGAACCTGTTTTTACCCCGGAAGCTTTTTGCCATGTATGGTGTGCATGCCTGTTAACTCAGGAAGCCTGATTACCTGGATTTGGTCTCCACTTGAACCTTCGGTTCAAGGACGAAAGTACGAGACGGCGCAGGCGGGAGATCCTGATTTTGTTACATCTACCCTCAACGTTTTTTCTAAAAAGCAATCATAATTAGTCGTTAAAGTCACTTTTTGAGCTTCGTTTTATATAGCTCGATTTAGTATTCAATAAGCTGAACAAAGTGAAGTGCATGTGTCGCGATTCATATACCTCGTGGTATCGACACACCTTACTGACACATTAAAACATCGGCAAGAACATCCACTAAGCATCTGATTCAGTACCGATTATTTCAAGATTACTTGGAATGAACATGCTGGTGGTGAATATCTGGAAAATGCACATGTGTATGGCTCAGTGCTGTATGTTTGTGGAAATGACTATGCGGCTCTCGACCATTCCAATGTTCATCATGCTCATGTTGATGGTGCGCATCATGGCTGTGAAGGTGAATATGCTCTAGTTCAGCATGAGTATGCTGGTGAGCGTGCCGTTCGGTTAAATGTAGCCACACGCCAACCGCCATAAATACTGAAGCAAGTGTAAATAATGGACTCACCGCCTCGTGCAACAAAAACAAGGCAACTGCAGCACCAATAAAAGGTGCAGTTGAAAAATACGCTCCTGTGCGAGCCGCGCCTAAACTGCGTAAGGACAGCACAAAAAACACCAAACTGATGCCGTAACCAAACAAGCCCAGTAGCATAATTGCAGACGTTACCAAAGCATTTGGCATTTCCACACCCAAAGCCATCGCCAAACCAGTATTGACCACACCGGCAATGATCCCTTTGCTGCCAGCAACAAACAAAGCATCTGTCGCAGATACTTTGCGCGTAAGGTTATTGTCAACTGCCCAACATAGGCAAGCTATTACAACTGCCAACGGCCCAAGCCAATCTACAAAGTTTAGCGCACGCTGCGGCCAAGCTAGCAGAACACAACCAATAACAATGAGCAACATACCCAACACTATGCGCTTATCCGTGTTTTCTTTAAATACACACCAAGCAATAACAGCGGTCAATACCGCTTCCAGATTAAGGAGTAAAGAAGCAGTTGCAGCGTTAACATGCATTAAGCCATACAATAAAAATACGGGCGCAAGTATGCCGCCAAAAAAAACGGCACTCAACAGCCAAGGCCATTCGCTAAGCGTAAGCGTAATTTTTTTCCAACCACCATCACGCAACACTCTAGCCATTGCCAACCCCACGCCACTACCCAGATACAACAAACCCGCCACTAACAGTGGCGATTGGGTAGCGAGTAATAGTTTAGCAACTGGGGTGCTGGCACCAAAAAACAAGGAAGCGAGTAAGGCATAGTAGACACCAGTATTCATACTTGGTTTATAGAATTGCAAATGAAAGAGTCAGAATTGAATAATAACGCAAAATTATTATTTATATATAAAACAATCCTGATTATCCATAAGTTTCAGTACATGTAAACTTAAGGGTGGACCGTTATGCAGAATTTACTGACGCTTACAAACGTCTTTTCGAAGTTATATCTCATTGAATTACACAAAAATCTGTTAAGGTAATAAGCTTTCCCTAACAGATTTGACTAGCAAGCGGCCAATCTAAGCCAGGAAAGTTAGCTTTTTCGTTTTACCACGCACAACGGCCAACATCCATAACGCACTGGTAAATAACCAGGCTATTGACGGCTCTGGAACGGCACTGGTGGTTATGCTTAACAAGGGAGTATTATCACCGGGTAAACTGGTAAAGTTATAACCATCGGCGGTTTTTTGTCCGCTCCATACTGAAAAATTATCATTGGCAGTTATGACGCCATTACTGATCGGGGTATTGGTGCCACCAGCTGTTAAAAATGCAGCCCCGGCCACTTGCGATTTAACCGCACCTGCATCCCAGATAGCATTACCATCGATAACAGTGTTTCCAGCAATAAATTGACCTTGATTATTAAATAACTGAATTTCGCCACCAATAAATCGGTCGTTAGAAGGCACTACCATGGAAAAAAAACTTAAATATTTATTTTCGTTAGGATCAAGATCTAAGGTAATACTGCCTGTGGCGCCTGGCAAATAGATACCTGGACCAAACGCATTGCTAGATGCAGTGACTTCTGCGGTTTGCACACCATTTGCTGAACCGAACACATTGAACAAATCAGAACCACTCCCCGTCTCGGCTAATTTAGTAATAGCGGCAGAGGCCGTGCCACCTGGCGTAAATGCACTGGTAGAGCCATCAGTCAGCGCAACAAAGATAGGACTAAGCGCAGCGCCGTTACTAGCAGACAGATTAGCAAAACTTAAGGTGACTTCTTGCGCCTGTACACTAGCAAAAGGAACAAAGGCAGTGGTTAATAGGATTACTGGTAAAAATCTCATTGAAATACTCCGTTATCAAGGGGGGTTACCAAAATTGGCAACTCATTTTGCCCTTGAAAACATCACGAATTCATCACGAGAGTTTAACGTTTATATTGCTGAAATATTTAAAAACGACTCTTTAAACTGTTCAAGGTGAATGGATATGACGTTAACCTTTGAGTTAGCCGATTTAACCAACTTATCTAATCGTTAAGGTAATTTGTTTAAAGTGTTTTAAGTTCTTTCTTAATTAAAAAAACAGGCGATATGCCACTTGCCAAAGCTGTTCGTTTTGCGTAGCCAACTGACCCAGCTTTAAACGCGAAGCATGAACACTGTCAATAGTACTAAACTCTAAATTAAATTGATGTTGTTCCAGGAAAATAATATTGTAATTACAGATCCAGGCTTGGCCGTTTTCGCCATTGGGATCTTGCGGTAAATAATCGAAACCACTGGTTGCAAAGCGTTCGTAGCGTACAGTAAAACGCTGATTATCAAGTTTTTTACTGAACAATATAGACCCTGACCAAAATGAAGTATCCACCGCATATTGATTGTTAATAAAATTCCCCATCTGGGTTTCGCCTAACATGGCTTGGCCGATAAATTCTGTATCCCAGGGTAAATCCATTTTCAAGCCCATATTGCCAAAACGGGTATGCCAAGCATATTGTCCATTTTTTACCATAGAAGGGTTGCCACGATTATCGTAATACATCGCTCTAAACTTGGCAAAACCAGGGCGTTCAATACTGATACCCGTATAAAAACCGGGTCGATTATCGACTTCAACAAAAGGCCGGGTTTGTGCCGCTTGCTTGGGAAAAAACCCACCGATACCCGTAGCAGGCAGCGCAAAACTATCGTTAAGTGTGGCGGTATAATTATCCAGTGCCCAGCCACGCCATGCTAGTAATACTCCGGCGGTATCATTATTACCAAACCCGGAAGCAAACACACCTATACGGTCACCATTGTTAAAACGATACTGATATTGGGCTTCGCCACCAAATACTTTTAACTCTTCGCCAGCCCAGGAATTGATGGTAGAGGATGACAAAGTATAAGGACTGGTCCAACCCACTCCGGTATTTTCCATAGACACTGGTGGTAAAAACGCACCCATGCGAGCACTGAACTGGGATGCTGTGGTGCTGACTGGGCGAAACAACAACAAAGCTTCGCTAATATCAACCGGAATATCTTGCCGACCGGAATATTTGGCCGTAACACTACTGGACCAACTCCAGCCAAGACGAGCTTGCAATAACAAAGTTGCTTGATTAAGATTAAAAATATTGCTGCCAGACTGCGCATTGTTGACACTTAGCTTGCCTAAGCCATTATCTAGCCAGTTAGTGGGTCCTTCTGGATGCATATAACTCAAATCTAGCAAACCATGCCATGTCATTTCTGAAAAGCTATCGGATTGTGCTATTGCGCAAGATATGGAGACACCCTCTATCAACAACATAGCCATTATCAACTTAAGTAACCGATGACTTAACTTTAACTTGATAAGGTACATAAGAAGCTTAATCACAGACCATTAAACAATTGGATTTATTTCTGCTATCGCCAGATCAAAACTAAACATCGAACCCATACCCAAGCTACTTTCTACATGGACACTGCCGCCATGTAAAGCCACAATTTTCGCCACAATTTGTAAGCCCAACCCACCAGAGTCGGGTTTATGTTGACGCATGATACGAGAATCTCTTTCAAACAATCTTGGCAAATATTCAGCGGCAATGCCTTCCCCCGTATCAGTGATACTGACACGTAACCGAGAATCAGTCACTGATATACTTATTTTCACTTCGCCACCCGCCGATGTATGACGCAGAGCGTTATCAATGAGATTGGTCAACACTCTTTCGATCATGGCAATATCGGCAAATACCATTGGTACATGAGTATCTAAAATCGCATTCAAATTTAACCCGCGCTGTTTGGCTGTCATACTGTATTTATGAATCACATCTTGTACTAAATCCAGTAAATTAAAGCATTCCAATTGTACAGGAGTGGCCTGACATTCCAGTTTAGCCAGCTCAAACAACTCCTGTGCCAAACGTCCAACTTTCTCGCTTTGCCGGACGGCAACTGCCAGAAAACGTTCACGCTCGGCTTCCGGTAATTGATTGGCCTTCAATTGCATGGTTTCCAGATAGCCATGCAACGATGTTAACGGTGTACGTAAATCATGAGACACACTGGCAACCATTTCCCGACGCAACAGATCTTGTTCTTTTAAAGTAATGATTTCTTTGGCAATCCGACCCGCCTGATTAAAGGTTTCGGCCAGCAACCCCCATTCATCTCGCCTTGTTACAGTCAGAGGCTCATCAAAGCCTCCATCCAGCAGGCGCTGCGATGCATCGGCCAATTCACGCACTGGCTGAGAAATGTTTTTGGCCAGATAATAAGTACCACACAATGTTGCCAATAGACCAAACACCATTAATGCTAAACTCGCATAAACTAATAGCAGATACGGTTGTAATGCTGTCAGTAAATCAATATGTAACACCAGACTAATTGCCTGCTCCGAACGGGCTGTGTGCAGTGGACGCGCCAAGGCAATCACTGCAACATGACCAATATTAACAAGCTTGGGTGCAGAGTCCTCAGCAACGGGTGCTTGCCGGAGCAAGGCTAGAAAAAAAGCGGCATCAGGTTTACGAAGCGAGCTACTAAGTATGTTTATTTTGTTTTCAGTCTGTAATAGTAATGAAATATCGGGTGGATTGGCCGTTACCTGTTTGAACTTCTCTACCAAACCTTGATCAACCCTATTGAGAATAACTACCCAGCCGATGGGTAAAGGAGCCAGTACCGGTGCTACTGATAATTGGCAAAATTCGCCATCCAACATTGCAAAACCCACTGTTTTGCCTTGGGTCTCGGCATTGTTTATGGCAACGGGGAACATAAATGGCTGTTTTTGTAAGCGTCCACTGGTATCTGCGACAATGTTGCCTTGTAAATCCACATAAAAACCTCTTTGTCCGTGAATGCGATAAGTCAGGTTTTCCAAAGCAGAGTTTACTGTAGTTTGATCGCTGTCACTGACAGCAGAACGAAATCCAAAATCGGCAGCGAGAATGCGAGTTTCGCTGGCCATTTGTTCCCCCTGCTCTGTTAGCATGCGCTTAAAAATATTCTCCGCATACAGCAAATTTTGTTCGCTCTGACTAAGTAGATTTTCTCTGCCAACCCAGTATATGGTCACTAAAGTCAACAATTGAACGCCCACAATCAGCATTGAGAAAAACAACACAATGCGACTTTGAAAATCAAGGTTCACCTTTATAGCCCTCAGCTTGAAGTGAAGTCGGTGGCTTGCCCGTTCTTAGCGTATTTTTCAGGCTTAAGGTATGAAGCAAATAGCCGGGGTGTTGTGACATAACACTAAAAGGCTCAAGATTAATTGCTGTACTTTGTTGCAGATAGGGATGCCAAAGACCGAGTCTATAGCTATTTTCGGGTACGTCCAACCACCAGTGACCTGATGCATCAGTACGCGTAAAATAAGGGGCGTCTGTTACATAGACATAGCTAATCATCCAATCATGTATATTGCAACCTAACACTGCCACCCCTGGAATATCGAATTTAATCGGACTGGGAGGCATATCTTTATATAATTTAATATCGAAACGCTTTATTTGCGAGAATGAATAGACATGATGATGGACGCTATCATTATTGGGAAAACTGACTTCCGTTCCGGTACGCACCACTAGTACATGCGGTAAAAATTCGCGGTTACGTTGATCCAGTATTGCAGTGGCCGTCGGGCTATCGTTAACTGCCTGCATAGTCTGTAACGGTATGGCAGTCACGACGGCATTGGCTACCGGTCGTCCAGACTGATCTCTGATTTCACCTTCGACAAGTGCGGCAAGGGAATGCAACGAGTCTAGACACAGAATTATTCCCATAGTAATACGTGTGGACAACATTGACCTTACCCGATTATTAAGCAAATCCTCAACTCCTTTTTTTGCTAAAAAATGACTTTATGCACTAAACACAACACATGAGTATGCAAGCATTTCTATGAATTGTCGTCATGATGGCTCGACTTCGCCACCCGCCACTACATTGAGCAAGTTAGTGCCGCTTGGTTATTTTAATAGCTTAACTCTGGTTTTTTATGGCCTAAACATTAAAAATCGCTGAAACCGGGAGGAGTTGATTCTATTTTACTCTCAACTTCGCTAGCAGTTGGCAAACGAAATTTTAAAGCATTGATATAATTCCCGACTGGACCGATTTCGATTTTACTGGCATGTAACAGCATAATACGTTTAGCAATCCATAAGTTTAATGCAACGGCATGACTGCTTTGTGTTTCATCCCAGAGTTGGTCGGTCAATAATAAATTCAACAATTCATCCCCAACTTGATCTAATTCCGAACTCTGCACTGCTACTTCTACAAATCCGTTATGACATTCAACACTTAAGTGAATACAACTGGCATTAGTGGTGTAATGCAGTGTTGTTTCCAACAATTGACTGATAACCCGTTCTATCATACCAATATCAGCATAAACACTTGAGTTACCGGGCATAAAATGGGTGGTACTGAGTTCGCAGTTTGTTTTCGTTAAATGACTAAATTTCTGAGCTAAATCCTGAACCAATTCTTGAATATAAAATATTTCAAAATGGGGTAACAACAAATCGGCTTCCAGCTTTGCCAGTTCAAACAAATTTTGGGTTAACTGACCTACGCGTTGACTCTGTTTAACCGCTACTTCCAGATAATGCCATTGTTCAGTGACTGATAAATGTGCATTTTTGCGTAACAAGGTTTCCAAATAACCTTGTAAAGAAGTGAGCGGCGTGCGTAGCTCATGCGAAACATTAATCATCATTTGCCGGCGCTGATCTTCCTGATTTAGTAGCTGTAAGCGCTGCACAGCCAGTTGTTCCGACATTTGTTTGAAACACTGGCCTAGGTTATCAATTTCGTCGTTTTTGCTATACAGATTTGCGGCAATATCCGCTGTCGCAGATCCTTTTATACTGGCATAAAAGCATTGAAATCTGTGCGTAATTGCCGAAAAAGCCACCAACCCCACTATCAACATTAGCAGCAATACTGCACTGATTTCCGAGATAAAGTAGTAGGTATAATCTTGTTCTGGTAACGTTAATCCATTGACTACCCATTCACTATGCTGACTGGTAAACCTGTCGGCATTCTTATGTCGACAGGCAGATAAAGCATTCCAGCTAATGAGTAAATTAATCCCAGTTGTCAGAAACAATAGACACGCATAGGTTAGAAATATGCGCTGACGGAAAGAACTAAACATACACTTAAGACTTGGCCTGATCCACAAACTTATATCCTACCCCCCAAACGGTTTGGATATAGTCGGGTTTTCCTGGGTCGCGTTCAATTTTGCCACGCAAACGATTTATATGGGAGTTAACGGTATGTTCGTAGCCATCATGACTGTAGCCCCACACTTGATCTAATAAGGCAATACGCGTAAATGCCTTGCCAGGGTTACGTGCAAAAAACAATAGCAGTTCAAACTCTTTTAACGTTAAGGCAATCAGTTTTCCTGCCAATGTCACATCGTGAGAGAGTGGATCTATGCTTAACTCCCCCACTTCCAGCAGACCAATTTTTACCTGTGCTTGTCGCTCAATGGCTTCTGCACGTCTAAATAACGCACGAATTCGCGCTATCAATTCGGCAACAGAAAATGGCTTGGTCAAATAATCATCTGCACCTAACTCCAATCCTAAAACGCGTTGCGTTTCGGTGGATTTGGCACTGATAATAATAATGGGCTGATAATATTCCATACTACGCATTTGGCGACAAATTTCCAGGCCATCAACACCAGGCAACATTAAATCAAGTATTAATAAATCGTAATGTTGTTGCTTCAGTTTAGTTAAGCCAAGAGCACCATCCCTGCATACAGTTACCTGATAACCTTCGTCTTGTAAATTAATAGCAAGCATATCCCCAATATCGGGATCATCCTCAATAACCAATAACTGTTTGGTAGGCAACTCCATCATAAGCGTGCTGAGAGTACTTCAAGAAAAGAGAAGAAATTATGATTAAGCTTAAGCAAGCTTGCAATAAACATTTTATTGATACGCCCGTGATACTTTCGTGATACTTCTGGGAACTTAGAAAAACCAACCTTCGATACAACTCAGGAGAGCCCAGTCGAAGCACAAAAGACAGTTTTTTCGAAGTTGCCATCTATAAATACTTACCTTAATTTTATATAAACTAGGCTCTCATTAAAGCTTCCGGCGTTTTTCGCCCATAATTTTTGCGTACTTTCCAAGCGGACAAGCTGAGTTGTTAACATATAAACTACGCAGATACAACGATACGCTTAAGACAAAACAATATGCACTTCTTCACAAAATTCACGCAAAACACTAGATATCGCATGGCTTTTATGAAACCATGAACGCTAGTACCTATAAAGTTTCTCATTAACTCCCTCTAAAATAGACTCGCTGTGCCTGTCTATTTACCAATCTAACGTAAGTTTTTTACTATTGAGATAATTATTTCCTATATGGACAATCATTCATTCTTTCAAGATCGTATAAATCAATACACTCGATTGATTGAAATTGCTACGCGTGACATTTATTTCTTCCGCCCAGATCAACATTTGAATGAAGCCGCTCGACTCATGGCTGAACAACAAATTTCCGCTATTGTTATCGGCGAAGCACAAACTCAAAACATACGCATACTTACTCAATACGATATTTCGCAAGCCTCACAGTCCGAGATGACAGCTAACGGCTTACTAGGGCATATCAATACCACTCCAGTATTAAGCGTTCCAGAAAATATGACTTGTCTGGATGCCTATCAACTTATACTACATTTAGGCATACATCATCTTGCTATCGTTTCTGACAATAAAACCCTGTTAGGTTTTATCACTGCCACTGATTTCAACAAACATATTAATCACTATTCTTTCCCCGCAGGTCAGCAACTAATTGTAGATTTGATCGATTCCTATCGGCAAAACAAAGATCAACAAGAAACTGCGCTACGCACTTTGCTGGAAAATATACCCGATAGCATTAGTCGCCACGACACCCAATGCCGATGTATTTATGCTAACACTGCTCTGCAAAATTGTATCGGAAAACCACTGGAAAACCTTCTGGGATACACTCCGCTAGAATATCTGGGAGGTTCCACCAGTATTGCTGATTATCAAGAAAAAATTAAACAAGTGTTAACCACTGGACAACCTGAAACCCTGTTTCTGGAATGGCAGAACATAAGCGGCGATTTTTTCCTGTCGGAGATGCGTTTGATACCGGAAACGGATGTTACCGGAAAAATAACCAGCATTTTATGTATCGGTCAGGATGTTACTTCGCAGAAACAAGCCATTAATGCTCTAGAGCGCGAGTGCGCTAAAAATGTTGCGCTATTGCAAAATGCCAGTGATGGCATTCACATTGTAGATTTAAACGGTTACATCATTGAAGTCAGCGATGCATTCTGCACCATGCTTGGCTATCAGAGACAGGAAATGATGGGAATGCATATCAGTCAATGGAATGCAGATTTCAGTCATCAGAAAATCCAATCCAGATTTAGTCAACTGAGTAAACTGCCCAGCCGAACGCAATTTGAAACTCGGCACATACGCAAAGATGGTAGCGTATTTGATGTTGAAATCAGTGCTTGTAAACTTGAATTAGACAGTAAACCTATGTTGTTTTATTCATCCCGAGATATTACTGAACGCAAACATGCTGAACAATACGAACAATTTCGCAGTCATATTCTGGAAATGCTGTCTTATGGAAAATCGCTGGAAATAATTTTGAACGCGATTATACGCGGTGTTGAACAACTGTATCCAGACATGCTGTGCAGCATTCTGCTGCTGGATGCAACTGGCGAATATTTCTCGGAAGTATTTGCTCCCAGTTTGCCCGACTCATACAACAATGCTATTAAAGGCCTCAAAATTGGCATAGGTGTTGGCTCTTGTGGTACTGCGGCCGCCAGTGGAGAACGCGTTATTGTGGAAGACATTGCCACTCATCCATACTGGGCCAATTACGTCCAGATTGCACGCCAGACAAATCTGGGGGCCTGTTGGTCGCAACCTATCCGCTCGTCTACCTGGCAAATATTAGGTACATTTGCTATTTATCATCAGCTAGCCTGCTGTCCAAACAAAACCGAACTTTTATTGATCGAGCAACTGGCTCATCTGGTCAGCATTGCTATAGAACGTATGCAAGCGGAAGAAAAACTCTATTTAGCGGCCAGCGTCTTCACTCATGCCCGTGAAGGCATTATGATTACCGAATTAGATGGCACTATTATAGAAATTAATGCCGCCTTTACATGCATTACGGGTTACTCACGATCAGAAGCCTTGGGAAATAAACCCAGCATGTTAAGCTCTGGACGTCATAACAAAGAATTTTATACCGATTTCTGGAAGCATTTAATTGTAAATAATCACTGGTTTGGCGAAATATGGAATCGCCGTAAGAACGGTGAAATTTATCCACAAATGCTCACCATCAGTGCCGTAGCGGATACCCAGCAACAGGCCAAACATTATGTTGCTTTATTTTCGGATATAACCGCTTACAAAGAACATGAACAACAACTTGAACACATTGCACATTATGATGCATTAACCAATCTGCCCAACCGATTACTACTGGCGGACCGTTTACAACAAGGTATTATACAAGCACAGCGCCACCAGCAATTACTGGCTGTTATCTATCTTGATCTGGATGGATTTAAAGGTATTAATGATAAGTACGGACACGATGTGGGTGACCTGGTATTGCTGGAAACCGCAAACCGTATGCGCGCAAGTTTGCGAGACAGCGATACACTAGC contains:
- a CDS encoding TIGR02449 family protein, with the translated sequence MPPSEKNPSNELEALEAKLDLLISQYSQLKNENKTLKTKQDALVKEKAKLLEKTTQAKTRVEAMIARLKAMEHE
- a CDS encoding EAL domain-containing protein — its product is MDNHSFFQDRINQYTRLIEIATRDIYFFRPDQHLNEAARLMAEQQISAIVIGEAQTQNIRILTQYDISQASQSEMTANGLLGHINTTPVLSVPENMTCLDAYQLILHLGIHHLAIVSDNKTLLGFITATDFNKHINHYSFPAGQQLIVDLIDSYRQNKDQQETALRTLLENIPDSISRHDTQCRCIYANTALQNCIGKPLENLLGYTPLEYLGGSTSIADYQEKIKQVLTTGQPETLFLEWQNISGDFFLSEMRLIPETDVTGKITSILCIGQDVTSQKQAINALERECAKNVALLQNASDGIHIVDLNGYIIEVSDAFCTMLGYQRQEMMGMHISQWNADFSHQKIQSRFSQLSKLPSRTQFETRHIRKDGSVFDVEISACKLELDSKPMLFYSSRDITERKHAEQYEQFRSHILEMLSYGKSLEIILNAIIRGVEQLYPDMLCSILLLDATGEYFSEVFAPSLPDSYNNAIKGLKIGIGVGSCGTAAASGERVIVEDIATHPYWANYVQIARQTNLGACWSQPIRSSTWQILGTFAIYHQLACCPNKTELLLIEQLAHLVSIAIERMQAEEKLYLAASVFTHAREGIMITELDGTIIEINAAFTCITGYSRSEALGNKPSMLSSGRHNKEFYTDFWKHLIVNNHWFGEIWNRRKNGEIYPQMLTISAVADTQQQAKHYVALFSDITAYKEHEQQLEHIAHYDALTNLPNRLLLADRLQQGIIQAQRHQQLLAVIYLDLDGFKGINDKYGHDVGDLVLLETANRMRASLRDSDTLARLGGDEFVVVMLDISDLNSSIPMFNRLITAVDQPLFIGELSLHITASLGVAFYPQTDDVDADHLLRQADQAMYQAKLTGKNRYHLFDSKQDSNIRGHHESIAHIRQALKDKQFVLYYQPKANMRTGKIIGAEALIRWQHPERGLLAPGIFLPVIENHPLAIELGEWVIDQALTQMEIWKFTGLQMAVSVNIGAEQLQHPRFVDRLREILAKHATIPPKYLELEVLETSALEDITHVSHIIATCQSLGVSFALDDFGTGYSSLTYLKRLPVSMLKIDQSFVRDMLDDPDDLSILEGVIGLSSAFHRQIIAEGVETVEHGELLLQIGCELGQGYGIARPMPAEQLPHWVSTWVPYSSWQDLFELRRENLPLLFASIELRAWFLHLENYFNAQIPINHHRDNHQYRFGNWLSDYGNVHYGTDENFQLITRLYQQILNLGKSLYDLHTAGQTVDTLKGIQELYQLRLTLNQHIKLLIKANLN
- a CDS encoding cell division protein ZapA; protein product: MSKTIQPVSITILGKEYKIACAVNEQQALINSAKELDLQMRKIRDTGKVSSTDRIAVLAALNMTHDAGGKTLSIDADICERLSNLRQKIENVLENP
- a CDS encoding ATP-binding protein, with translation MNLDFQSRIVLFFSMLIVGVQLLTLVTIYWVGRENLLSQSEQNLLYAENIFKRMLTEQGEQMASETRILAADFGFRSAVSDSDQTTVNSALENLTYRIHGQRGFYVDLQGNIVADTSGRLQKQPFMFPVAINNAETQGKTVGFAMLDGEFCQLSVAPVLAPLPIGWVVILNRVDQGLVEKFKQVTANPPDISLLLQTENKINILSSSLRKPDAAFFLALLRQAPVAEDSAPKLVNIGHVAVIALARPLHTARSEQAISLVLHIDLLTALQPYLLLVYASLALMVFGLLATLCGTYYLAKNISQPVRELADASQRLLDGGFDEPLTVTRRDEWGLLAETFNQAGRIAKEIITLKEQDLLRREMVASVSHDLRTPLTSLHGYLETMQLKANQLPEAERERFLAVAVRQSEKVGRLAQELFELAKLECQATPVQLECFNLLDLVQDVIHKYSMTAKQRGLNLNAILDTHVPMVFADIAMIERVLTNLIDNALRHTSAGGEVKISISVTDSRLRVSITDTGEGIAAEYLPRLFERDSRIMRQHKPDSGGLGLQIVAKIVALHGGSVHVESSLGMGSMFSFDLAIAEINPIV
- a CDS encoding response regulator transcription factor; the protein is MMELPTKQLLVIEDDPDIGDMLAINLQDEGYQVTVCRDGALGLTKLKQQHYDLLILDLMLPGVDGLEICRQMRSMEYYQPIIIISAKSTETQRVLGLELGADDYLTKPFSVAELIARIRALFRRAEAIERQAQVKIGLLEVGELSIDPLSHDVTLAGKLIALTLKEFELLLFFARNPGKAFTRIALLDQVWGYSHDGYEHTVNSHINRLRGKIERDPGKPDYIQTVWGVGYKFVDQAKS
- a CDS encoding spondin domain-containing protein, encoding MRFLPVILLTTAFVPFASVQAQEVTLSFANLSASNGAALSPIFVALTDGSTSAFTPGGTASAAITKLAETGSGSDLFNVFGSANGVQTAEVTASSNAFGPGIYLPGATGSITLDLDPNENKYLSFFSMVVPSNDRFIGGEIQLFNNQGQFIAGNTVIDGNAIWDAGAVKSQVAGAAFLTAGGTNTPISNGVITANDNFSVWSGQKTADGYNFTSLPGDNTPLLSITTSAVPEPSIAWLFTSALWMLAVVRGKTKKLTFLA
- a CDS encoding HAMP domain-containing sensor histidine kinase; the encoded protein is MFSSFRQRIFLTYACLLFLTTGINLLISWNALSACRHKNADRFTSQHSEWVVNGLTLPEQDYTYYFISEISAVLLLMLIVGLVAFSAITHRFQCFYASIKGSATADIAANLYSKNDEIDNLGQCFKQMSEQLAVQRLQLLNQEDQRRQMMINVSHELRTPLTSLQGYLETLLRKNAHLSVTEQWHYLEVAVKQSQRVGQLTQNLFELAKLEADLLLPHFEIFYIQELVQDLAQKFSHLTKTNCELSTTHFMPGNSSVYADIGMIERVISQLLETTLHYTTNASCIHLSVECHNGFVEVAVQSSELDQVGDELLNLLLTDQLWDETQSSHAVALNLWIAKRIMLLHASKIEIGPVGNYINALKFRLPTASEVESKIESTPPGFSDF
- a CDS encoding EamA family transporter; translated protein: MNTGVYYALLASLFFGASTPVAKLLLATQSPLLVAGLLYLGSGVGLAMARVLRDGGWKKITLTLSEWPWLLSAVFFGGILAPVFLLYGLMHVNAATASLLLNLEAVLTAVIAWCVFKENTDKRIVLGMLLIVIGCVLLAWPQRALNFVDWLGPLAVVIACLCWAVDNNLTRKVSATDALFVAGSKGIIAGVVNTGLAMALGVEMPNALVTSAIMLLGLFGYGISLVFFVLSLRSLGAARTGAYFSTAPFIGAAVALFLLHEAVSPLFTLASVFMAVGVWLHLTERHAHQHTHAELEHIHLHSHDAHHQHEHDEHWNGREPHSHFHKHTALSHTHVHFPDIHHQHVHSK